The region CCGACCCCAGCCTTCATCCTCTGGCCTCTCTCGCTCCATAGCGTCACAATAGCGGTCGTATTCCTCAAACGTCACGGGATATCGTCCGATCGCAAATCGACACTTAATCGTCACTCGATGCTACTTCTCGTTATCCACACGCTCAGGCTCACCCTCCGGAGAGCCCATCAGAAAACCATTCGGACACGCAGGAATGACGACCATTTCCGGACACCAGGGAGCGTCAAGTTCGCGGAAAATTGAGCCGGCTGGTGCAAGATCCGGTCTTCGGCCAATGGTGGCGCGCAGCGCACGAATGCCACGGCGCAGATCATCATTGCCGTCACTCTTTTCAACGCAGGCAATGCCAGCGTTGAGGATACCGAAGCGGATCGCGCATTTGACCTCCGCAGCCTCAAGATCCCCTTTTAATTGGTTCAGGGCCTTCGCGATACTGTCGGCTGGTTTTTCTTCCAAGCGTTTTGTGATTTCATCTAGCGCAAGAGAGATTAACCGCAGCATCTCGCCATCGAGCTCGACCTTATCTCCTGTCCCTTCTTTCAAACGATGAACTGCTTCCCAAAACTTTCTTAGATTGGGCGGCATGCCAATCGAGGACAGTTCGGCTTCAAACCTGTCCCCGAACAGGTCGACAAGGTCAAATTGAAGGCTCGCCGCCGCCAGGATATCCACGTCATCGGCGTTTTCAGCATGCTCATGTGCCGCAATAGCCCGGCTGAACTGGGCCTCCAGGATCGGAATGTAGTTGCCGTGTTTACCGGTCTCGTCGGTCTTCAAGCTCGTGAGAACCCGGTCCCGAAGGAGTTCCAGCGCCTCAACGGATCCGAAATCTTCCCCTTTGTAAGAGCTTGCGGCAGATTTGACGACGGTGCTTTGCTTTGCCTTCGGTAGAACAGGCTCCTGAAACGTCAGCTGACCATGTTCGGCAGCCTCTTTATAGGCTTGTTGGAAGTCTGCGAACTCACAGCCTGCCGGTTGCTGCTCATTCGCATACCTAGGGCGGAAAGAAGGCCACTTTTCTGCCCACCATTGGATCCAGGGATCGTTCCCGCCGGCGGAAGTATGCTTCTTCAGAAAGTCGTCTGTTGGGGCAAAACCGAACAGGCGCGCGATATTGCGTACGGCCTCCGGATCCGGATTGATGTCGCCGGTGAGCCAATTGCCAAATCGGGGGGGCTTGATTCCCAATGCCTTGGGCAAGTCCCCATCATCGCCAAATGTCGGAAACCCGTCAGGAAGCCAGACAGCTCCGGTATTTCCGGTCGCCAGGCTCCTTAGCCATTTCACCTTGGCGCCGAACTCTTGAATAGACGGATTAGCCAAACCTGCCCCTTTTGCACTCTCGCCGGAGCATTGCTTTTGCCTGAGGTGGTTTCAAGAAATTTTTCAACTTCCGCGCATTCCATAAAAATTGAAAATTCAAGAAAGCGACTTGAATTATTCAACTGTGACAGTTTGAAAATTCAAGAAAAATATATTGAATTCAATAACTTAAGATCGAAATCGCGAATTACTAGCCGTATGTATTGGGTGTGAACCGGTTCACTTCATTCCTCGAGTTTGGAGATTAGGACATGACCCAGAAATTCAGTTTCCTCTCACGTGCAAAGGGCACGCTTCAAAGTGCCCTTGTCCCGCTTGCCCAGACGGCTTTTGAGGCCATTGGGCTTGATCTCGACCCGGCCTTGCTGAGCGTTGCCGCGGTTATCGTGTCTGCCTGGCTGGTGAATGCGGCACTGGCCGGTGTCAAACTTCTGGCGCGCAAGTTGCGCCGTCCTGGTCAGTAACATTGCGTTGCAATGGCAGACCGATGCAAATCCGGTTGGGGCACTCGCGCTACCTGACCGGATTTGTTAGCTTTTCTGCCGTGGATGGAGGGCGAGCGTGATTGAAGTACCAGGATTGAAGGAAAAGCTGACCTTCTTGAGAAAAACCCTTCCTCAAAAACTGGGTGATGATTGCCCATCAGACTATCCGTTTTTCAAGAACCAGGGTGATCTGGCCAAGGTGCTTTGCATAAGCGCAAGCGGCTTGAGCCAATACATCACCGGTTCGAATGATAGTGTACCGGCAAACCATCTTCCAGAAAAAATAGAGCGGGCCATCGCAGTTCTCTATGGCTTCGCACCGTCCGATGCCGATGCTTCTTCCGATGACAGCTGGTCTGACTGGATGCAGGAACACTGGCCTGGCTGGCGCAGTGAAGATGAGAATAACGTTCGCTTTGAAGAAGCGTACGAGCAGGCGCTCATCAGTGGAACGGTCCACCCGGACAAGAACGATCCCCGTCTTGATTTGTTTCTTGAAAAGGGGCGCCGGCAGACCAATACTCCTGCCAACGATGTTGGACCCGGGCCACGGACCTTTGCCTCGGCCGTCCAATCTCTGGCCGATGAGCTGGCAAGCCACGCGGCATCGGTTCGAAATACCTGCCGGGAGATTCCTGCGTTGAGCAACGCGTTTTCCCCCGACAGTCGACAGATCCTGGAAGAAGCTCTTGACCGTCTACTGGGTTTGCTCAGCGTCAATCCAGACAACTGGGACCGTTTGGATGCTGACACCCTGGAAGAAGCCTGGAAGGATATCGAGTCCCTTTTTCCCGCAGGGGAACCGGCTGAAGCCGCAGAACTATTTGAAAATGGCGTTTTTGCCGGTTTGCTGAACCTTCTTGCAAGGCTCATGGATGGCAGGTCATCGGCCCCGGGACAGGTAATAAATCTGAGCAATGACCTGTCCCCGTTGTTCAAAGAGGCTTCTAAGGAAATTGAGATCGCATTAGAGAGGAGCCATCCTGATCGAGTGGTCCGGGTCTTGGTAAACCTCAAGACCTTTGTGCGCCGCAGTCTCAAACAGAGTAAGGTGGACCTCAATAAACTTAGCGACCGCGCCAACACGCTTCAATCCGAAGCCCCGCGCCATCTAACCCGTATAAAACGGCTTATCTCACTTGCCTTCGGTCGTCGGCTTGATATTGCCCCTGATCTTTGTTGTTTTTTGGAGTTTGACGCGGATTGGTGCCCTGAAATGATCATCATTCCTGCCTGTCCGGAGGGGTTTTTGATGGGCTCGCCGGAGGATGAGCCTGAGGATGAGCCGGAACACTTTGATAGTGAAAAACAACACCGTGTTACGATTGACCGTCGCTTTGCGGTTGGGCGGTATCCTGTGACTTTTGAGGAATACGATCGTTATTGTGATGCTACGGGGATTGAA is a window of Labrenzia sp. CE80 DNA encoding:
- a CDS encoding formylglycine-generating enzyme family protein, coding for MIEVPGLKEKLTFLRKTLPQKLGDDCPSDYPFFKNQGDLAKVLCISASGLSQYITGSNDSVPANHLPEKIERAIAVLYGFAPSDADASSDDSWSDWMQEHWPGWRSEDENNVRFEEAYEQALISGTVHPDKNDPRLDLFLEKGRRQTNTPANDVGPGPRTFASAVQSLADELASHAASVRNTCREIPALSNAFSPDSRQILEEALDRLLGLLSVNPDNWDRLDADTLEEAWKDIESLFPAGEPAEAAELFENGVFAGLLNLLARLMDGRSSAPGQVINLSNDLSPLFKEASKEIEIALERSHPDRVVRVLVNLKTFVRRSLKQSKVDLNKLSDRANTLQSEAPRHLTRIKRLISLAFGRRLDIAPDLCCFLEFDADWCPEMIIIPACPEGFLMGSPEDEPEDEPEHFDSEKQHRVTIDRRFAVGRYPVTFEEYDRYCDATGIEKPGDKGWDRGGRPVINVSFQDAQKYVEWLNEETGGSSEGLYRLPSEAKWEYAARAGTLTAYPWGDKWDKSMANGEGAIGKTTDAGSYPSNAFGLFDMHGNVREWCQDHYEEDTSKVPSDGTAHETGDASSNRVLRGGSWYDYPRYLRSACRVRNSPENRGGNIGFRLSRTLTP